The Cryptomeria japonica chromosome 2, Sugi_1.0, whole genome shotgun sequence region AGAGGTAAaccctattaattttattttgttgatcttcAATTTGTTAGTTCTATTAACAATCGTGTGGCTAttcaaaattaatctaaataaaagtacttaattctacaatgttCCAACAACTAAATGTATATTCAAATTCGatgaacatcatatatatatatatatatatatatatatatatatagttggatCAAAATTTCATGATAGTTTACTAGTGTATACATATAGAGAACTTCTTGTAATTAAAAATTTTCTTGTATTACTATATTGTGAAATTAGGAGAAGctacaaaataatttcatttatcctAAAGACTAAAATAGGCATCATTAATCATGTTTATATGAATTTACTCGACTTCAAATGCTAAAGACTAAAATATATAGTGCGCATGATTCATCTTAATAGGAATACATGGCATCAAGGTAATTTTTAAGGAAACACGTAACTGTCCCACTTTATACGTCAAATAAAATTGAAACACGACACATCGTGTAATTCCGCAAAATATTTTTTACCAAATAGCCGACGGCTAGGAAACGAAAAAGACCCGAGAACAGTGTAATGTCACATTAAACATACTTTAATTTAAATTCTCGATGATGATAAGGTGGAGACGTGGAAAGAAAGGTTTGTTTATGGCATTTTCGGGCTGCTCGCAGACCGATGGATAATGATTATTTAACATGTTTTTATATAGAGCCATGTACCATGTGCTCGTAAGCTCCATCTATCCTCTATATATGCATAGTTATTGTAGGGGCAAATTCAATATAGCTAATTCCTTGTAAGTCTGTCCATacattcttccaattcttgcaaTCGATGTCGAATCAGGAGCTTCTTCCAATCAATGTCTCGGGGGACGTGGGTGCTAGAATCCTGAGTGTCGATGGAGGAGGAGTACGGGGTCTTATTCCTGTGCAATTGCTCAAATTCTTAGAGCACCAGTTGCAGGTACAGTTTATAAATTTTGTATTCTTTAGCTGCACAATTCATATAGTTTTATTTGCACAAATGTATTACTTACTGAAATGCTTCGTTTTTATCAGAAATTGGATGGGGAAGATGCCAGACTAGCAGATTATTTCAATATAATGGCAGGTACCAGCACTGGAGGTCTCATCACCACAATGTTAGCCACTCCAGACCCGAATGACCACAAACACAATCGTCCTTTTAGTACCCAGAAAATTGAAGATTTCTACTTGAAGAATGCGAGTTTGATATTTCCTCAACCAAGGTTAGTAGCAAGTGATTGCAATATTTGTAGTAAAATTCTCTTGCAATAAATATTTGTTGTGTTTACGCAAAACTTCTCTTGTTGTTGGACTCGTAGCAAATGGAATATTGTTTACGCAAAACTTCTCTTGTTGTTGGACTCGTAGCAAATGGAATATTTTTCACGGCATTTTTGGTCCCAAATACAATGGCAAACATCTGGTGGATATCTTAGAACAAGAGAAATTTCACGAAAGACGGCTGTGTGATACGGCTACTAACCTGGTGATACCCACCTTCGATATCAAGACGCAGTTTCCTACAATTTTCGCCAGTCATGaggtatttcattttattttataggATGATCTTGAGTTATGAAGATGAAGAATAGACGAGGATGATTCTTACGATGATATGTGCAGGCGAAAGTAGAGCCGCTGAAGAATCCACATATAATGGACGTATGCCTCTCCACAACTGCAGCTCCTACCTATTTTCCATCTCACCAGTTTACAACAAATTCCAGTGACGGAAAGACCCAAGTTTTTAACTTAGTAGATGGAGGAGTAGCGGCTAATAATCCTGTAATGCCTGCTTATATTATGAGTATAGATTTTGATCAGATTTTTATTTCACATCAATAAACTATTATAAGGGTCTCACAACAATTTTCTAATTATGCAGACCTTGATAGTAATGAACTTAGTCACTCGAGCAGTTCATCAGGATACAAGAATAGTCGACAAAAaggtattgtattgtattgtattttgATACTATTTAGAATAAACATCTCATATAAAACGAATGCTTGATGCTGGGAAATATTAATTAGAAGCTCAACTATGTTAACCAGAGGTTGTTATTTACAGGAGCACCTTGACCACTTTATTGTACTTTCTCTTGGAACGGGATTAGAAGAGGGTATTGAATGGGACGCAAAAAAGGCTGCCACATGGGGAAGCTTGAAGTGGATTACTCACGATGGAAGAACGCCTCTCATAGAATCTATCATGAATGCAAGTTCAGACATGGTCAACATTCATACAGCTTTGATGCTCCATCATGTCAAAGAAAACTATCTTAGAATCCAGGTCTTTTTCATAGTTTCCAATAATGTTCCTTGAAACGATAAGGCCTCTAGATCTATAATTCTACAGACCATGTTTCTGCTGTAATTTTCTGTATGGTTAACATGTGGGCTTTCATACTGTAGGAATGGCAACTAAAAGGAAGCGAAGCAAAGATGGACTTCAGTACAGATGAGAACCTGAGGAATCTTGTGAAGAAAGGCCAGGAACTATTGGATAAGCCTGTTAGAAGTTTAAATTTGGAGACTGGGCGTCCTGAGACAATGAAGAACGACAACACAAACAGGATGGCATTGACTAAGTATCTCCCATAACTCTCTAACTCTTCCTTGTATTTTCAGATCCGAGTTTCCTATCATTTTGTTCTCACCATAACTATCATTTCCACTTGCCAGAATGGCTGAACGACTCTCCAAGGAGAAGAAGTTGAGGGATAAACGGAGCGCATCTTCTGCACTTTCTATGAATGGCCATAGTGTTGGAATAAACATCTGaacttctttcttccattccaatcacacCTTACGCTAGAATTTTGTGTAgactttttaattaaaaaacatatcAGGGTGTTGGTGAGCCACACAGCTGATTTATGTAGTGGTAAACACAGCAATTCAAGATTTAGCTGTGTTTTTGCCAACTAATAGATgtcatttcattgtgtttttttttttttgctaaattattattttatgttcTCCAAATATTAATAGCATTGCAGTTGTGGACAACAAGGCAATCTAAGTTTTATATTCATTCCAAAAGTGCTTGGAGTGGATGCATAAACGTTCCCTACAACACTTAGTTGGGCATCTTCAAGGAATTGTCTTATTATTGTATTCTTTACTGATAACACTGTATTCGGGGAATAGTTTGTATTATCGTTGGATTAAAGAGTATAGATGTTATTatgatttttgttttctttttaatagTATTTTTAATTATAGAAGATTTGAAGTCAGTATTATTTGGATGCCTAAAACATTTAATActtgatcaatcaattatgataAGAAATCAGAAATTGAGGGTATCCAGTCTTATCCTTATTAAGTTCGTTCAACTAGTTTTATAAATAATAGATTCATTTAAAATgattcaaatttgagaaaaaaaaaattaaaatttcttattttatccaaattttttAATCAACAGAAAGCTTAATGTCAATCACTTAACATCAGATCATTCATGTTCAGTCCGCAGTGCAGAGCTATTGAATAGTGATGATTCCCCTCTACCATCTTGGAAACATATTTGTGTGCTTGCAAATTCCTTTCGTAAAATCTCGGAAGCAAAGTGGCAGGAACAACAATAATAGGGAGAAATATTTCGAGATGAGAATGTTAAGAAAACAGAAAAAAATTAAGCTTACAGCAGATTAAACAGAAAATACAAATTGCATAGAGATAACGAATCACATAATGAAGAAGTTGAGGGATAAACAGAGCGCATCTTTTGTACTTTCCGTGAATGACCATTCCAATGGCCATGGTGTTGGAATAAACATCTGaacttctttcttccattccaGTCACACCTTATGCTAGAATTTTTGTGTAGagcttttaataaaaaaacatttcaggGTGTTGGTGAGCCACACAGCTAATTAGTGTAGCAGCAAACAGCACAATTCATGCCATGTCGCTCTGTCTTCTTTTCAGCTAAATGATAACTTTATGTTCCCAAAATATTAATTACGTTGATTAATTAGAGATTGACCAGCCAATATGGTAAGGTTTATGTTCATTCCAAAAGTGCTTGGAGTGGATGCATAAACGTCCCCTACAGCACTTAGTTGGGCCTCTTCAAAGAATTCTGTCTTACTATTGCAGTATTCAGTGACAACATCGTACAAGAGGACTGGTTTGTATCGTCGTTGCATTGATTGAATGTGTGACATGATTCTTCCATTTATAATGCTCCTTACAAGCTACTCATGGCATAGATGTTACTATtgtatttaaaatcattttaataGTTGATCAACCTTTCTTGTTCGATTAATTGAAATGAATTATTGTTTGACTTTAGTAATGCTTAGATTTTACTCTAtctcatttatttttataatatttaaattttttaattttatggaatcaaAATTAATGAGGATTAAAATTAAGATGAGGCATAATTAGGTAGAATAAAGATTAAGAGCAAAGTTGAAAATAGTTCAAATATATTTATAATCTTTTtagataattataataaaatattatatttaagaaTAAATTTATTGTTATAATTATAGTTAGAGAGATTAAGTTGGAatcataattattttatatttttaattaagatatgattataaaaataattaattagaaagcattaaattaatttaagagctatttatttttttataactaAAATTATATAATCTTATTTTAACTATATAATGATTCAATTTAGGATTGAAAatatataaaatacaatacatataatatttattactaatcaaaatttaaaaaaactataaactagctataaatatttcaattaatcataatataacttgaattttaattaatatttacttTAAGTATAAAAACGTTGGATCTTAAAAGGTGAGTGAGTAATGAACCAATCTGTCCTTTGGTTTATGAGAAGCCTCTTATTTCTCAAAATATTGGTCAGTGGGAGGGCAATGAGGTATTTAAAGTGTCATTTTTAGAGGAGCGAGTTTCAAGATATCTCTCATAGCTTCAAAGCAAGGCTCTTATTGGTAAGATCTGGAATTTCTCTCCAAATATTAATAAGCTTTCAAATTGGggttaatgattttttttataacGATAATGGTAATGgattttttattatgatattttctATTAAGTCTGATCAAGATTGTACTCATAGATGCAAATCTTAGTTTTTTGAGGGTCTTGGCTTGTTTACTCAATCATGGGTACCTAATTTTAACCCCCATTTAACCATAATAAATTTTTCCCTCTTCTGGGTATTTTGGCACTCTCTCCCATCGGAATATTGAGATTTGGACATCATTCAAACATTAGGAAATCAGATGGGAATTTTTCTGAGGTGCGATCTCCATCCGTTAGAACACGCAAATATTCTACTCTTGTTTTGTCTTCTTCTTGATCTATATTaaattcttttcaatctattgttATTAAATCTAAATATGATTGTTGGGTTCAACAAATTGTGATAGAAATAAGTTAACTATAGTGGATGAGCATATGGATAATCTGGTTCATTTCACCTCAGCCTATCATGCCACCCACAATGAAGAAATAAGGGTGTTTAACGATTCGTTCTGTAACTCTAatctatgttcatttgcatcaaatTTAGCCTGTTTCTCTATAATGAAATACATAAATATGTCTCTTGTAATGTTTCAAGAAACTCCTTCTTAGAGGCCAACCAAGAATTCTCAATTGGTAGTCTTCACAGTGTCCTTTTTCGATTCCCCTTCCCTCAAATCTAATCTCAGAAGGTTTCTTTCAAGCCAAGGCCTTCTTCTAGGGTCTTCAATTCAAGTAATTGTTCCAAATTTTTCTTGTAACCAAGCTATTACTTTGACCTAATCTCAGTCATGCTTCTGAGATAGAGTTCTCAGCAAGGATGGTTTTCCCCcatattgttttgattaataaagGTGGGATAGGCCTGTACCAATGCATAACCACAAAGCGACACCAAGAGTGGATGAAGGATGCACAACCAACCAAAAAAAACCCtaccaaacacaacaaaaaacctaGCAGGGAGAACAGACAACCAACACCTAAACTAAAAAGCCAACATgtagaagaaaaaaattaaaaaaatgtaggtCCACCAAAACACAAAACATCTCTCTCGTACAGGCACCAAGCGATGGCCTACTACTTGGGGGTATCC contains the following coding sequences:
- the LOC131051969 gene encoding patatin-like protein 2; this translates as MSNQELLPINVSGDVGARILSVDGGGVRGLIPVQLLKFLEHQLQKLDGEDARLADYFNIMAGTSTGGLITTMLATPDPNDHKHNRPFSTQKIEDFYLKNASLIFPQPSKWNIFHGIFGPKYNGKHLVDILEQEKFHERRLCDTATNLVIPTFDIKTQFPTIFASHEAKVEPLKNPHIMDVCLSTTAAPTYFPSHQFTTNSSDGKTQVFNLVDGGVAANNPTLIVMNLVTRAVHQDTRIVDKKEHLDHFIVLSLGTGLEEGIEWDAKKAATWGSLKWITHDGRTPLIESIMNASSDMVNIHTALMLHHVKENYLRIQEWQLKGSEAKMDFSTDENLRNLVKKGQELLDKPVRSLNLETGRPETMKNDNTNRMALTKMAERLSKEKKLRDKRSASSALSMNGHSVGINI